The Montipora capricornis isolate CH-2021 chromosome 3, ASM3666992v2, whole genome shotgun sequence genome includes the window GTTGACTATTAAAATGTCTCTGCCCATACGTACTATACTTACAAGGACTACCAGTAAATTCTATATGGTAATGTTGGACAAAATCTAGTACTTCAGGATCTGATGACAGCTTTTGccattcaaaaatacaattccTTGTGTTTCCAGCCTAAAAAGGAGGCTGGTTACTAATTTTCGCTTTTACAGTGTCACATTCATAATTTACATACCAATTTTTATTGGCCCTGGAGCCAGACTTCTTTTCTGACTGGGGCACATGCTGAAAATACTGCTGCTGTTGATAGCCAGAGGGACCAGAGCCACGACCACGAAAGGCTCTACCTCTTCCCCTGATGTAACCTCGAAATCCTCTTTGCGGATATGGAGAGAATCTCTGACCTCTTACTTGTGGCCTTGATGGCTGATGGATTCTTGTTCAGCTCTGCTAtctcttttttttcgtttagctgTATCTCCCCCAAACAGGAATTCATCTGCGGGATTTGTTGAGCTACACAGACCTTTAGAAAACTTGCTCTTAAACTGGGGTCTCGTGGCATCCCTTCGTCTTTGGTTCAACTCATAATTAGAAGCCATAGCTAAAGTTATACTATCTAGGCATGTAGTGATCACTTGTTTCTCTGATTTGGTTTTCAATAGAGTCTCGGCCACCTCCAGCTGACAGTTCACAGAAGCAATTAACAGGGCTTGAGTGGACTGAAATTTTATATCATTGACCCGGAATTTCATTCCAGATGCTTGGCTCACATTTAGGCAACTTCAAATTAACATTTTGTGGTGTGCTATGACGTTTGATCATGGCTTTACCTTGGTCTTGACTAATTCTTTGTAAGCATAATTTATTAACGACTCCAGCCACTTTGTCATTAATTTTGGGACCCTTGGTATCTATATTCAGGTCAAGTTGACTATCGTAGTCTACGATATCACTCTCATCATTCCTGGGCTTTATATCCTGGGGTGACTCGATATATTCAGAGTCGTTTACAGGATTCACAATAGCATTGACTTCTTGAAGAATGTCCACCGGAGAGGAGTCATAACTCCTTTTTCCGACTTCATCGACTTGTTCATCTGAATAATCATTCTCTGGATATTGATATTCACTAAAGGTGGCAACATTTTGATTTAGCCCTTCAAGGCTTTCTAAAATCGCTCGGTTTACTGAACTCTGTTCCAGTAAAGTTGATTGCTTAAGGCCGCTCACTGGCTGACCTTTTGGCTCAGACGTGCTCTTACTAGAGTCACCGGCCTCTGACATGACCTATCAATAAAGAAAAGGTCAAATAAGCTTCAACTGCGAAGCAAAATGTTAGACAAACAAACTGGCGGTCACGTTCCAGCGACTCGCTTGTGACGAATAAATCCAAAAAGATTGTAAAGTAAAATGACTCGTACAGAGcccaaatttacttcaaatatatattttaggAGATATAGTTACCTCAAGTAGCACGAAGAAGCTACTTGAAGAAGTCGGTCAAAAAACGTGGATAAAATCCAACAGTGCTTAAAAACGTCTTCTCCCTTCGGTTGGTCTTGGTTCAAATGACTGTGACGTCATCTCCCGGTAGGCTTCGTTCGTTCATGATGTCGGTTCGAAGGTTACGGTTTATGGGATAGAATTGTGAAAGTCAGCTGTCAACTTCGTGAACACTAACCTTGACAATTAATCCAGTGAAGCAACGTTCCTTTTGCCGTCTGGCGCATTCGTGAATACGAAATACCCTGGATGATGGTCACTTCGCTTCCATTGTCAAGATCTTCAAAGAACTTCGCAACCTGTTTTACAAAAGCATCACTTTCATTTGCGGGGAAAATTAAAACAGCTGCCTTACTATGGTAACTTGCTGGACGGTTTTCAGGATTCCTTAATTTACTAATCTCATCCAAGGTAAGAGTGAGGTGCAGTGATCCATGTGGGCGTTGGCTGCTCATGGCTTGGTTCAGGAGATCCACCAGGTCATAAAGCTGTAACGCCTCGACAACATCTAACAGCACCTTCACTGGAGTGTCCGGAAAATAATGGAGCATGCTTGGGATATCACTGCGGAATGCGGGATAAGATTGAGGAAAGCCAAATGATCTTTCAATCGTTTTACAAGCTAGTAAGTCGGCTCCAAGTCTTCGAGAAagttctctcttttctttttccgtcAGATCTTTCAAGTACAAACTTGGGGTGATctctaacaaaaaaaattgtaacagTTATTTCAAAATACTGAGCTTTAATCCAGCCATCATGGAAATCAATTGCTTCAATCGTTACTTTAATATAAGAAAGTGCAATCCTGATTTTGATTAGCCTATGTCGCGGACGCAATCTAACACCGGTTAGTAACGTCTGCGAAGGAACGCCGAGATCTGCTTGTGGCCAACGAACAAGCGGAAATGcgtttcaaatttccttttatcgTGATTGGCTATTACCCAGTCTTTGCGCCAATTGACGGCAAATCgaacaattgtttttttaaacagaCCAATCATAGCGCGTCCTCAAATCCTGGTACGCTGCTAGGGGGACCAGGACGAGAATCTCCGCACTGCTTCGCAGACGTTACTCACCGGTGTTAGATTACGTCCGCAACGCAGGCTAGATTTTGATTCACATCCCTTTCGATTTGTCAAATCAATCATCAGGTTTATAGGACCAAAAAGAAGACACACAAgggaaaattgcgaaaaaaccATAAGGAGTAAACGGCCCATAGGCAAGATGGATTTTTACCATTATTaaccattttacaaaaaaacttAAATGTTAAACATTTTTCTTTCCCTCAGCCAAATAACCTTTTACCTTATAcatatttataataaagtttctatataacgcgcgctctcattggtttaaacagcgtgctttatgagagtacaaagcacggaacaaacgaaagctcacgccatcatccgcagaaatggcagatgaatttccgaattttaccttgggtatcattgaagctgtcagttaaaggcttgctcagatattctgtcaagtgctttggatggaagacctcaaccgtcgcccggtccagcagttctttcaagctcagaaagtcgtcacgctggagttcttcatttacaaaattcccaacaggttttcagattccagccgcaagcaatgaacagtttgttttccagttgtcatgtcggaaacgtggaggttttcatgggcaacaattaaaccggttttcactgaacctaatcatttagatcctcttttttgctgttttttacggactgaaaccgaacatcgaggcacttgtttttccataaattcgaattttgtgtgatttctgtcaagccactttccagttgattgatgttttgacaagcctttgtttcattaaccaatcaaataatcttaaacattcttacaagcgctctgattggtccaaagtagcgtgctttatcagagtataaagcactgtgctgacgacatctcagttcgccacaagcagcgcgcgctttgaaaataaagtagaattcttgaagaaaattacttgttttttatcataaaacaaataaagaagccttgactgtgctctgttctgttgtaaagcacttaggaagcggctagagcactcaagaagtagggagaaacactcgcctatcggctcgtgtttccccctacacttctttcgtgctctagccgcttcctgcgtgctttacaacagaacagagcacagtcaaggcttctttatttgttaaatgtttttgcCCCAAAGGAATCGCTTTGAAACCTCTTTATGTGTGAGTTTAAGGATACAATAATTGCTAaaataatggtaatggtaatgaatatatatagcgcattttctattaacatattcaaatgcgctttacaagcaagggatctatgggtgagatcggacatcagcatacagTTTGAAATATCACTTTCGAGGCTGCCATAGAAATGGGTGACATTGGTCGTGCAAaaattcttttcctttccaGAAATGACAAcgtcaaagaaaaatttaagtGAAACCTAAGACATCACGACTAaccatttatttttaaaaatgcatGAAAAGAAAAAGCCATTACTCAAGTATCTGTCACGACGAGAAGCTTCATTGTATGtaattactgaaaaaaaaacccgcATGCATGATAGTTTTCAAACAGAGGAGCTAATTGTGACGTTTCCGTCACGTTAGGATTTGAAATTCCCCGGATTATCATAGTTCCACCGGACACATTATGCGATTAGGTGAGGTCACTATTGTGTTTCAATCCTTACCTCGTGAAAATAAGCAGAAATGAAAGGAAGACATCAACCTCTGAAGCTCTTGAGCTTTAgtaacggttttttttttctggattgAAGCGTTTGACATCCTGATTGTTTGACAAGAACTGCGAATTTAACTTTCGCATGCATTATTCTAAGCGGAAAAACAATTCAACTTTCACCCACATTACCCATAACGGTTTTTATAAGATGGGTTGGCTTAAACATTGAACGACAAATTTACCTGGTATGTCTTCCGTTTGATGTTCAGATGGAGCTCCATATGTTTTGATGCCACTGTCGCTTGTCTCCGTTGTGATGCTGCGCGCTTCATGAATATTCTCTAAATACTGGCGAACAAATTCATGCTTATCGCGTTCTAGAAATCGATGTTGTTCCACCTCTCTATTTTCCATCTCCTCTTTAGCATTAACGTACAGATTGGAATCGGAGTTTCGTCTGCGCCTCTTTGTCGGTCTTCTCTCGATATCTTCAGTCCCTAATGCTACGTAAcgacaaaaaaaatgaaaagttaaaaGCATTCTGCCAACAGTGGACGTCAAAAGAGTAAACGAAGCCCTGTATATTGATTTGAAGTTGAACCGAATGAACTCTAGCTTTAAGGTATAATAAAGCCTGGAAGCCCTTTTGCATTACATGCTTTgcccagagttgttcgaaaatgtTACGTTTGTAAATTAAACCTAGCTCTACACtcttttttcaaaagaacctttgttATAAGAAGGTTTAGGCTGCGATTAActaaattttaagaacatactaaGAATATATTCACgctgagagtcagttaagaacgtctttatttttctcatttgtttttatgaagaataaaaataaataaataaataaataaacagaaATTAAAGTGTAAAACTGTAGTCAAACAGGGCAATTTACTCAAATACTTAGGaccattttttaacattaacaaCGTGGTTTTCTTATTTCATGATACAATGaagaacaactcagtttgtaTTCGATCTTGGCATACTCAGGACTTCGTGAACAGTTCATGATGAGCTACTGGCATACCACACAATTTCGTTTTCATGTTCGAatcgcaaaaacaaaaaatacaagaatGCCGGGCCTCAGCCCAAAAATTAGACATTCTTACAAAAAATTGAGTGTATTCCAAACGTTTCTCGATAATGGATAAAAATAAGTATGCTGGTTTCTTACATTTGATGGGTCTTTTGGGCGGCGATGTCAGCTCTGAACCAGCAATTCCTCTTGCTTCCTCTATCTGCCGCTTAAGTCTTTTGATTTCTTCTTCCAAAGATGTATTTTTTCTTGATAAAACTTGGCCTCTTGCAGTCTAAGGCTCTCATAAAACAACGTCTGGGCATTATCTTCTGACTTGACATGTATGACAGATTCAGAATTCCGTCTCGGTCTTTTTGTTGGTGCAGCTGGATCGTTCTTGCTGAGTGCTGTGTTACAAAAATAGttccaatcaaaattgaacGAGACAAATCTGTAGACAATTATCATGAGTCGCTTTCTAAGgtggaaaaggaaacaagaaaaggaacttcatttaagtgccTAATTTTCTAGCGCTGGAGTACTGATTGGAAACACTGTAAAATGAATTCAACAAATTAACCCAAATCAagccaaatgttggtttttgaggagaggggaaaaccgaagtaAAACCCCcccggagcagagtagagaaccaacagatTAAACAGACACATAcaacgccgagtctgggaatggaACACGGGCTCAATGGTGGAAggctagtcctgttccgggacgccttcttaccccgccctgaaaatgggcctggaccCAGGTGGGAAAAGAGAGAGATATTACtcgcaggcgcatgctcggaatgacgccatttGTTCCCCACAACGCGGCaaaaaaccatatttggaaaaagattccttatttgggcatggtttattccgagtgcttttactctggatacatggggataatgggaaaggaaattataacgccaagtttctgTAGGATGATTGATTTCGCGCGttaagaaatgccactttacctttgtgactaaggcggaacaactgcaatctattcatgcagtcgttaccggtaatcctgcaacaggatttggcaagtctgtttgctacatgTTGTTTCTTtaagccatcgccaaaaaatgttttttttgtcaaaaattatttaaagttagggggaaaaaatacatcattttaaagctaagaaaataagctttccaacagcatatgacttatttacagacaactgaaacactttacaaaagcgaaagttgagcgataacaaaaaataacagtaaaatacgttttccaggcaaaatttggtcattttagcgttgattacgaatttttgaatgcaaaactaaaattttctgtgttaattgtcacgatttttttttctggtcaaaatttgttcgtcaatattaattaataaggatgaAAAATGGTACTTAAAAGCGTGTTTCACCTTGCCTTTATagttgctacttaaaagcactgAAACTCATTGCCAGAGGTaaagtactgcagataatatgaaattctgactccgagctgttttgtcgcttagtgaaatcctatgctatatttactagttcagcctttgcatcgatttattgcgatcttctctcaggcgttacatttattcggcaataattttccaacatcactgcgatcggggtttttttctcctcgtttggtcacaACGACGCATAACTTagatgttctctttcctgacactgcaaatcacacagtaattttcatatacgattttttgtaaaaggttccctttatttacatatccagccAAGCATCTAATGCaatcattctcgtcaccagagccttggatcgacccaaggctctgggaaactctatgtaggagaacatgcgccgtagggttcttatagccaaaaaccGGCTAttggaaccttacggcgcctgctcactcctcgcgctaacatgaatgcaccaattagagacgcttttgattgttcttcacgaaaaccaatgagaagacactttgtttcagggttccccagagctcttctctcgctcagtcaagagaagagctctggggtcgagattgctaatgcaatatgatttgctcattccgagcatgcgcctgcaagtaatacaggactctctcttttcccgcctgggttccaggcccattttcagggcggggttagagggagtcccggaacaggtctagtggaaggcgagtgctctcatcactacGCCAGTCCTGAATCGACCCATGATAATTGTCTCGGAAGGAAGCTCTCGTGCTATTTTCcagtattgcaaaagaataGCTTGAGGTTAGTTCAGCATGAAAAGGTATCGTACAATAAAGGTCTTTCCTTTAGACCAACTGAAGACTAACTCACGATAGTTGTATATTAAATATTTGACTGATCAATTTTGATTGTCCGTTACTTGGTACGAGTACACTACGATATGATGGGATGGGATGcgatgcaatacaatacaatactatACAATACGACGGAATAATGAATTTGCGCAAAGAATTATCAATATgaataaaatgtttaaaagagaCTGAACAAACTTAGGAAAACTATGAATAACCTAAGCAATTCCGAAAATCAACTGGTGCTTTTAAATAACCTTGTTTTCTGACTTTTTCCACAGGGTCACTGTTCTACCATAAAATGTTTTTGTCCAGCGCTCCTTGAAAAGACGAATATAGGTGGTTGGCACGTTACGACATGGGCGCAATGGTGAAAGGCTCAGATAATAGATCTTTCATTAGCTTCATTTgtgtaaataatttaatatcTTTATGACTTTATTTTCAGTCGTGACTCGTTGTTTTGCGCCACACTCAGGCTGCTCCAGTTCTGTCTCTATTCACGATTTCTACCCTTTGAACTTGAAACGTGAAAAATCACAACTCAAAAAGGCAATATTCCTCTCCTCACTTGTCTTCTTCCAGCCACTTATAAATTATGTTAATAAAAATTtctaagggggtgtttacatgataccggtacaagtttcattctggtacgagtttatcccggttcttacttatcgctctgtatttgtttacatgataccagtgaaaaatctcataccagtacaactcataccggtatgagttcatcccgaTAGTTGTACtagatcgaaattctcataacggtatgaaaagttataccggtatcatgtaaacgctacattgactcccattccggtacgagtcgtcaagtcgtggtggactgggactattgacgcatgcgttgtatttctaaatattggacgccattattgttttggttcatgcgtcatccctgtgtcaatatttgtgtcgtccatgtaaacgcggtatgaaattgacaactcgtaccagaatgaaactcgtaccggtatcatgtaaacaccccctaacaCTTTGTTCATCACTGGCAGCATTTGTACAACTCGCCATTgctatctgtgtctctagagttCAGTGACAAACCAACTATATTTAACAATCGATTGTTCCTAGTTTTACGCTTGCTTATCAGTATCATTTCATATTATGAAATGCGTGCTGAGATACCTGGGGGGGCTAATACTAATAtgcattaaggaggctcgaaagggctTTCACAACTAGCAGTGGGTGTCAAAGGGTGAAAGTGTTAAATCTCTGGTCTATATACTTCAGTGACTTTTGACGGCAATATGAACGAATAAGAATATATCCGGGTGATCCTCGTCGGCTCGTCCTactataatgacaaaagtaGCCCCCAAGTCTCAGCACTTATTTCATGACAGGAAGTGATACTGATAAGTAATCGTCAAACTAGGAACTGTCAAATGCTAAATAAAGGTTATTTGTCACCAACCATCAGAGCTAAGAACTCACGAGTTTCATGTGTACGGGTCGGCTGTAAAGAACTCGAACCCGATAGCGATCGCAAAGTTGCTCTtgtgttattaattaattacttaTTTACCTTGTTTTTCAGCCAAGAATAAACTTAAACAGGCATCATTGTATTCCTGCTCGTCAATAGAAACAGTAACTTCGACTTCCTCTCCATCCGCCGTTTGCCTGATATCATCCGTCACAAGAAACTCTTGAAGGTCTCTCCTCAGGCTGCCATCCTGATATCGATCCCACAGTTCCTTGAGGGCTGAACTGTTTTCCGCTTGAACAGTAAACCACATTGAGCCCCCTCCCATAGATAGCAGTTTGGATGCAGGTGGTAGAATTCCTGTAGTGAACGTGTGTACGAATTCTTCGAGAGAGCCTTGAGAGGCCTGATTCAGGATATACCCCATGCCAATCGCTAGTGAAACCCCACCGACTGTAGAGAATCTACAGACCATCTTCAAACCTGTAAtgatcacaaaaaaaattgaacgacgTGAGAACCTTGACAGAGGGAGGAAAATAAGACTACTTTCAAGAACATTGgcttcatagcggagctccgcgcgcgccgaagacGCGCGAGCGCAGAGCACCAGAGTTAAGAAAAGATGGTAACCTATTGATGCGCGAAATCTtagttttatagccatgacgttaTCGACCGTCCGTGCGTCCGTACCTCCAcccgtccatgtatgccaatgtgaccagtatcatgttaGTTTACGGCATACATccttgatattggacatccatgttttgatcaattgacacctatTGTTACAAGGATTGAAATTATCTGGAAAGTTCACGAAGGTCAATGTCACGCAATAtgttgtttcaagaattttctaAAACTGTGACTCATCAATTTCAAAATAGTTTGTGACTTGTAagtttaaaaatagagtttattgTAATAGCTGTAAATAGTTACCTTTGCAAACTTCTAGACCCTCTTTGGATACTTATATAAGCAGCTCTCTAGTCAGGTGGTTGTTATTGTTGTGCTTCAGGACTTTGTTCCCTGTCTGTGATTTCCAAGTGATATTGTGTGACAAGTGAAGGGACTTTCCCGTTCGTGTGTGATTCTGGCATTCTGTTGTCAAGTTTACAGTTGGTTTCCGTGGAGTGCGATAATGTGAGAGACGTCTTCAGGAGATTTCGTCATAGAAAAGGACAGTACTTTGCTTGTGGTCAGATAAGCGTAGAGAAATATTCAGTTAAttgtaccaagagaaaatgaggggacagagagggaggctcccggtccagcccttgggatatgtcatgtccacgaaagttatttttagacgagtggaagtcttccgagacgtccgcatgcaggtcaacctcggtctgaggtttgaaagaaaagcaaagatttcatgtaatggcggacgaagtggaCTTGACGTTtgtgcatgcggacgtctcggaagacagacttccgctagaacaaagactttcgctcgtctaaaaataactttcgtggacatgacatatcccggccaacgccctgagcctccctctctgtcccctcattttctcttgattgtaCTGAGATTGTACTGAGAGTAGTCGTTAGCTCGAATTAAGTTGTC containing:
- the LOC138040071 gene encoding uncharacterized protein yields the protein MINTVAMLHFNLGRPSAVGSSYVNIDNLGELRDLLKQVKAWGLIAKVDKFVRQRKHYTSLLDKIICQLDSLDCLNDLISLCADHIPEEVKEDIKDTRKLFCELEKKNRVGVGRLALLKKILKEKEEQNLLDEVLKFEDEWRRDEDFERRRGKVFVLYLYKPYCLIHFNKISRCKISDQATEAVKTVVVAPASSLYTGVKQLGEQIVGSLKMVCRFSTVGGVSLAIGMGYILNQASQGSLEEFVHTFTTGILPPASKLLSMGGGSMWFTVQAENSSALKELWDRYQDGSLRRDLQEFLVTDDIRQTADGEEVEVTVSIDEQEYNDACLSLFLAEKQETQIAMASCTNAASDEQSTARGQVLSRKNTSLEEEIKRLKRQIEEARGIAGSELTSPPKRPIKSLGTEDIERRPTKRRRRNSDSNLYVNAKEEMENREVEQHRFLERDKHEFVRQYLENIHEARSITTETSDSGIKTYGAPSEHQTEDIPEITPSLYLKDLTEKEKRELSRRLGADLLACKTIERSFGFPQSYPAFRSDIPSMLHYFPDTPVKVLLDVVEALQLYDLVDLLNQAMSSQRPHGSLHLTLTLDEISKLRNPENRPASYHSKAAVLIFPANESDAFVKQVAKFFEDLDNGSEVTIIQGISYSRMRQTAKGTLLHWINCQDDFSFFAVFNFCQFLMEMGDVVKELSGRIPNKTKLVFSQVLYRLPKALSETLQVTVEPSSLNFKPRKYHENAFINILNKRWQTLDLVSMMRELKRSRPLLKIRINNSLSSLPRFIRKEPSL